A genomic region of Bosea sp. 124 contains the following coding sequences:
- a CDS encoding glycosyltransferase family 4 protein: MRLALISFEYAGTAHGGGIGTYVRNAARMLAGLGHEVEVFCAGDGALAAAEAGIRVETVIAERAPFAEAIRAPFAQRHRMRPFDVIEGPEYGADAAGIRQDWPDIPLIVRLHTPSSVINSINSSYVGIGSKLRYLAGGLRRGQLPKPYWREVADRSDPERRHTLDADLVVAPSQAILTRLSEEWGLPSSRSMVVPNVFVPPSDLLGLVPAPQVKTVLFVGKLEVRKGVIELAQSVPAVIKNVPDAAFIMVGRSLPMPGRDVAVADVMWSAYRRAAGRVTHLGGVPYEDIPALLARASIAVFPSVWENFPNVALEAMAAGRAVVASSAGGMAEMIEHGRTGLLVPPRDPKAIAAALIHLLRDPELAAEMGRAARAHVVASYGPATIGPLHEASLRRTIALAQSRRLGLSA, from the coding sequence ATGCGGCTTGCCCTGATCAGCTTCGAATATGCTGGAACCGCCCATGGGGGTGGGATCGGTACCTATGTTCGAAACGCCGCTCGTATGCTGGCCGGGCTTGGGCATGAGGTTGAGGTCTTCTGCGCTGGAGATGGCGCACTAGCGGCAGCGGAAGCAGGAATCCGCGTCGAGACCGTCATCGCAGAACGGGCCCCGTTTGCCGAAGCGATCCGCGCTCCTTTCGCACAAAGGCATCGCATGCGGCCCTTCGATGTGATCGAGGGCCCCGAATATGGTGCGGATGCGGCGGGAATCCGCCAAGACTGGCCCGACATACCGCTGATCGTCAGATTGCATACCCCCAGCAGCGTCATCAATTCAATCAACAGCAGTTACGTAGGGATCGGCAGCAAGTTGCGCTACCTTGCTGGTGGACTCCGGCGTGGCCAGCTCCCGAAGCCGTACTGGCGCGAGGTAGCTGACCGTTCCGATCCCGAGCGCCGCCATACGCTGGACGCCGACCTTGTCGTGGCACCCAGCCAGGCGATTTTGACGCGGTTAAGCGAGGAATGGGGGCTTCCGAGCTCGCGCAGTATGGTTGTGCCTAACGTCTTCGTACCGCCATCAGATCTGCTGGGGCTTGTGCCCGCCCCGCAGGTCAAGACCGTGTTGTTTGTCGGCAAGCTGGAGGTTCGAAAGGGTGTCATCGAACTCGCCCAGTCCGTCCCTGCCGTGATCAAAAACGTCCCTGATGCCGCGTTCATCATGGTTGGTCGTTCCCTGCCGATGCCGGGGCGGGATGTTGCCGTAGCCGATGTGATGTGGAGCGCCTATCGTCGCGCTGCCGGACGGGTGACCCATCTTGGCGGAGTGCCTTATGAGGATATACCGGCTTTGCTTGCTCGCGCATCAATCGCTGTGTTTCCCAGCGTCTGGGAGAATTTTCCGAATGTAGCCCTCGAGGCGATGGCGGCGGGGCGCGCGGTCGTCGCCTCATCGGCCGGCGGGATGGCCGAGATGATCGAGCATGGCCGAACCGGCCTGCTGGTGCCCCCACGCGATCCGAAGGCCATCGCGGCGGCGTTGATACATCTGCTGCGCGATCCCGAGTTGGCCGCGGAGATGGGACGCGCCGCGCGCGCGCATGTTGTCGCCAGCTACGGCCCTGCGACGATCGGTCCGCTCCATGAAGCGTCGCTGCGACGGACCATTGCTCTCGCGCAGTCTCGACGGCTCGGCCTTTCGGCATGA
- a CDS encoding glycosyltransferase family 4 protein: MAPHAQGPPDMPSPSHAGRPLSIALTADPEIPVPPTLYGGIERIVDMLARGLETRGHDVTLFAHPDSASAGRLVPWPGGASPSRLDTLRNAACLYREVRKGSFDLLHSFSRLAYMAPLLPTRLPKIMSYQRAISPQTTALAQRLSGGSLAFTAISHWMMEPVKHIGRWHMVANGVPLETYTFQREVAPDAPLVFLGRIEEIKGPHLAIEIARRSGHRLVIAGNIPADKQSWFDAEIAPHIDGQQISLIGPVDDAAKNRLLGQAKAFLMPILWEEPFGIVMAEALACGTPVLGLRRGAVPEVVEDGVTGFVRDTVDELVAAVGLIDQLNRGACRDACADRYSADAIVDQYLHCYEQVRKASVSK, encoded by the coding sequence ATGGCGCCGCACGCGCAAGGACCGCCTGACATGCCTTCCCCATCGCATGCCGGGCGCCCGCTGAGCATCGCCCTCACGGCCGATCCCGAAATCCCGGTGCCGCCAACGCTCTATGGCGGCATCGAGCGGATCGTCGACATGCTGGCACGCGGGCTGGAGACACGAGGCCATGACGTGACGCTGTTCGCCCATCCCGATTCCGCCAGCGCCGGACGGCTCGTCCCCTGGCCCGGCGGGGCGAGCCCGTCGCGGCTGGATACGCTACGCAATGCCGCCTGCCTGTATCGCGAAGTCCGGAAGGGCTCGTTCGACCTGCTGCACAGCTTCTCGCGGCTGGCCTATATGGCGCCGCTTCTGCCGACACGCCTGCCGAAAATCATGAGCTATCAGCGCGCGATCAGCCCGCAGACGACGGCGCTGGCGCAGCGGCTCTCCGGCGGCAGCCTCGCCTTCACCGCGATTAGCCATTGGATGATGGAGCCGGTGAAGCATATCGGCCGCTGGCACATGGTGGCCAACGGCGTGCCGCTGGAGACATACACGTTCCAACGCGAGGTCGCGCCCGATGCGCCCCTGGTCTTTCTCGGGCGGATCGAGGAGATCAAGGGACCGCATCTCGCCATCGAGATCGCCAGGCGCTCCGGGCACAGGCTGGTCATCGCCGGCAATATTCCTGCGGACAAGCAGAGCTGGTTTGATGCGGAAATCGCACCTCATATCGATGGGCAGCAGATCAGCCTGATCGGCCCTGTCGATGACGCCGCGAAGAACCGGCTGCTGGGCCAGGCCAAAGCCTTCCTCATGCCGATCCTCTGGGAAGAGCCCTTCGGCATCGTCATGGCGGAAGCGTTGGCCTGCGGCACGCCGGTGCTCGGGCTGCGGCGCGGCGCCGTGCCCGAAGTCGTCGAGGATGGGGTGACAGGTTTCGTGCGGGATACGGTGGATGAGTTGGTGGCGGCGGTCGGGTTGATCGATCAGCTGAACCGAGGCGCGTGCAGGGATGCCTGTGCAGACCGCTACAGCGCCGATGCAATCGTTGATCAGTATCTCCACTGCTATGAGCAAGTCCGCAAGGCATCCGTTTCCAAATGA
- a CDS encoding acyltransferase has product MTPSASRLQLVELLRGLAAVSVAWFHLTATHKNSWVAASGTYGWLGVEVFFVISGFIVPYSMKKLFSRYRFRDAPIFLMRRIIRLEPAYIVSLLLVLALYHASRLAPSFQGIDQYYSPQQLLFHFFYLIPFTQHQWLQPVYWTLAYEFAFYLFMALTLSAFCGRHHRSAAIACVGILAAGILAGVLPARLMLFVMGFAVFRKETGFCGKGEALLLIAVAGFAMIMSGSTIEAICGSVTALLLAAGTGISFPPRAAAVITALGTISYSLYLVHIPIGGRVVNLGHRFVQTSSQEFALSILAMAISLCAAWVLWRLVERPSINASRKWAPRHLPSPLAVS; this is encoded by the coding sequence GTGACACCGTCCGCCTCACGGCTACAACTGGTCGAACTGCTGCGTGGGCTGGCAGCCGTCTCCGTGGCTTGGTTCCACCTCACCGCCACACATAAGAACAGCTGGGTAGCTGCCTCCGGCACCTATGGCTGGCTTGGTGTCGAGGTGTTCTTCGTGATCTCAGGCTTCATCGTTCCCTACTCGATGAAGAAGCTGTTTAGCCGATACCGGTTTCGGGACGCTCCGATCTTTCTGATGCGCCGTATCATTCGACTCGAACCGGCTTACATCGTTAGTCTGCTCCTGGTCCTCGCTCTATATCATGCATCGCGGCTGGCACCGAGCTTTCAAGGTATAGACCAATATTACAGTCCCCAGCAGCTCCTCTTCCATTTTTTTTATCTGATTCCCTTTACCCAGCATCAATGGCTGCAGCCCGTCTACTGGACGCTTGCTTATGAATTCGCATTCTACCTTTTCATGGCGCTGACACTGAGCGCGTTCTGCGGACGGCACCACCGAAGCGCCGCCATCGCCTGTGTTGGAATTCTGGCTGCTGGGATTTTGGCTGGAGTGTTGCCAGCCCGCCTGATGCTGTTCGTTATGGGTTTTGCGGTTTTCAGAAAGGAGACCGGCTTCTGTGGCAAGGGCGAGGCTCTGCTCCTGATTGCGGTAGCCGGCTTCGCGATGATCATGAGCGGTTCGACGATCGAAGCGATCTGCGGTAGTGTGACGGCTCTGCTGTTGGCGGCAGGGACTGGAATATCGTTTCCGCCACGAGCCGCCGCTGTGATCACAGCTTTGGGAACTATATCCTACTCACTTTATCTGGTGCATATTCCGATAGGAGGCCGCGTCGTGAATCTCGGCCATCGGTTTGTGCAGACATCGAGCCAGGAATTTGCGCTCTCCATCTTAGCTATGGCGATCTCTCTCTGCGCAGCATGGGTGCTGTGGCGTCTGGTCGAGCGCCCTTCGATCAATGCATCGCGCAAATGGGCTCCCCGACATCTTCCATCCCCTCTGGCCGTTTCGTAA
- a CDS encoding glycosyltransferase encodes MKLSAIICSHEPRPDYLEATLASIRAQTGLSKDCCWELLLIDNGSRTPLAGKFDVTWHSRARIIREERLGLTFARLRGFHESTGEVLVYIDDDNILKQDYFAQVLSLFSAHEGYGAIGGKSLPVYEVEPPRWFAETGISLACRDLGDQPIVAEWTRAGEHQRDYPGCAPIGAGMAVRRAAYAGYVHAAANDPRRTSLGRRGTDLASGEDNDMILSVLEQSWQVAYRPELILQHLIPARRLTQPYLEAYARSSNRTWVQVLDVHGMRPWSPIAPWTAPLRKLRAALRARPWYSPPASIRWHGSAGLIEGRAQLSRSA; translated from the coding sequence ATGAAACTCTCCGCCATTATCTGTAGCCATGAGCCACGTCCGGATTATCTTGAGGCGACGCTCGCGTCGATCCGTGCCCAGACAGGTCTCTCCAAGGACTGTTGCTGGGAATTGCTCCTGATCGACAATGGCAGCCGGACGCCTCTTGCAGGCAAGTTCGACGTGACCTGGCATTCGCGGGCCCGCATCATCCGTGAAGAGCGGCTTGGCCTAACCTTCGCCCGCCTCCGCGGCTTCCATGAATCTACGGGCGAAGTGCTCGTCTATATCGACGACGACAACATTCTCAAGCAGGATTACTTTGCGCAGGTACTTTCGCTCTTCTCCGCTCATGAGGGCTACGGAGCGATCGGAGGAAAGTCGCTGCCCGTCTACGAAGTGGAACCGCCGCGCTGGTTTGCGGAAACAGGGATTTCGTTGGCCTGCCGCGATCTCGGGGACCAGCCGATCGTCGCAGAATGGACCAGGGCTGGAGAACACCAGCGCGACTACCCTGGCTGCGCACCGATCGGCGCGGGGATGGCGGTTCGTCGCGCCGCTTATGCCGGCTATGTCCACGCAGCGGCCAACGATCCGCGCAGAACATCGCTCGGCCGCCGCGGCACGGATCTGGCCTCCGGAGAGGACAACGATATGATACTGTCGGTTCTGGAGCAAAGCTGGCAGGTGGCGTACCGGCCCGAACTGATCCTGCAGCATCTCATTCCGGCGCGTCGGCTGACGCAACCTTATCTCGAAGCCTATGCGCGTAGTTCCAACCGTACCTGGGTACAGGTTCTCGATGTCCATGGCATGCGCCCCTGGAGCCCCATAGCTCCCTGGACAGCCCCATTGCGCAAGCTCCGCGCCGCCCTTCGGGCGCGCCCCTGGTATTCGCCGCCAGCCTCCATCCGCTGGCATGGGTCCGCGGGGCTGATCGAGGGGCGAGCGCAATTGTCGAGGTCAGCATGA
- a CDS encoding glycosyl transferase codes for MSGGNPLHRFARALGAGKLLLYGYHRPMGLIRKSIAEGGPLEQIRTEQGRRQMVQAAWRLPVLVAKPERQEATKVNFLSGQRFWYQTLACFVSLQQHSPFRITPVIHDDGTLGSEICAAISRVVPWAVVVDARAINETLDRELPEARFPVLRARREVYPHLRKLTDIHLGQNDWGLVLDSDMLFFRRPEALLSWFMRPHAIYMQDVVEAYGYSSRLMRELAGCPVPAKVNVGLYAVDRSQIDWDAMEFWCRIQLEREKSNYLQEQALTAVLLARQTAAPLLVEDYRVMPDLLEGAAPRAVMHHYVAASKRSYFQRGWRNALALRGNAA; via the coding sequence ATGAGCGGCGGCAATCCTCTCCACAGATTCGCTCGCGCACTCGGAGCAGGCAAACTGCTGCTTTACGGCTATCATCGCCCCATGGGCCTGATCCGGAAGTCGATTGCCGAGGGCGGCCCACTCGAGCAGATCCGGACCGAGCAGGGACGGCGCCAGATGGTTCAGGCGGCTTGGCGACTGCCAGTGCTCGTGGCGAAGCCGGAGCGCCAAGAGGCGACCAAAGTCAATTTCCTCAGCGGACAGCGTTTCTGGTATCAGACGCTGGCCTGTTTCGTGTCACTGCAGCAGCACAGTCCGTTCCGGATCACACCCGTTATTCACGATGACGGCACGCTCGGGTCCGAGATTTGTGCCGCGATCAGCCGCGTCGTCCCCTGGGCTGTTGTCGTCGATGCGCGAGCCATCAACGAGACGCTAGACCGCGAACTGCCGGAGGCGCGCTTCCCCGTGCTGCGCGCGCGCCGAGAGGTCTATCCGCATCTGCGCAAGCTCACCGATATCCATCTCGGCCAGAACGATTGGGGCCTCGTCCTCGACTCGGACATGTTGTTTTTCCGGCGCCCCGAGGCGTTGCTGAGTTGGTTTATGCGTCCACACGCGATTTACATGCAGGATGTCGTGGAAGCCTATGGCTACAGTTCGCGCCTAATGCGCGAACTCGCAGGTTGCCCCGTTCCCGCAAAGGTCAATGTAGGCCTGTACGCAGTCGACCGCAGCCAAATCGACTGGGACGCGATGGAATTCTGGTGCAGGATCCAGTTGGAGCGTGAAAAGTCGAACTATCTCCAGGAACAGGCGCTCACTGCAGTGCTGCTCGCGAGACAAACGGCAGCGCCCCTGCTCGTAGAGGACTATCGCGTCATGCCGGATCTGTTGGAAGGCGCAGCACCGCGCGCTGTCATGCACCACTATGTGGCGGCCTCCAAGCGTTCCTATTTTCAGCGTGGCTGGAGAAATGCATTGGCCCTGCGCGGCAATGCGGCATAG
- a CDS encoding glycosyltransferase, which yields MDWSKQQWSAAVDPPVNRGTVAILSPHFPPATLAGVHRARHLARHLPAFGWQPVIIRADESTYTEPLDPTLAALVPSNLRQIRTGALPSGLMRQVGIGDIGLRAYQPLAAALTRLAQAERIDAVLITGSPFYPMLMARMVQTRLALPVILDFQDPWISAEGALRPRWSKGGLAHRLALALEPRAVRHASFVTSVSDRQNSEMAQRYPWLDRSRMAAIPIGGDPADFEMLRANPPVNLQVRLDPDRINLSYVGTFLPRAGALVRALFAGLRLLCEREPALANRIRLNFVGTSNQPSGAGAHLVTPLAAQEGVATLVQETPQRVPYLEALSLLAQSNGLLMIGSDEPHYTASKIYPNLMAKRPFLSLFHDASSAHAILSAAGGGSAFSFSTLQDLPGLTPAIADTLRAMALQPERFGASDPAVYEPYTARNLAGQFAAVLDKACA from the coding sequence TTGGACTGGTCGAAACAGCAATGGTCCGCGGCGGTTGACCCTCCCGTGAATCGAGGCACAGTCGCCATCCTCTCCCCGCATTTCCCGCCTGCGACGCTGGCGGGGGTGCACAGGGCGCGGCATCTAGCGCGGCATCTCCCCGCGTTTGGCTGGCAGCCGGTGATCATCCGCGCGGATGAATCAACCTATACCGAACCCCTCGATCCGACACTCGCAGCCTTGGTACCCTCAAATCTACGTCAGATCCGGACGGGAGCACTGCCCTCCGGGCTGATGCGACAGGTGGGAATCGGCGATATCGGGCTGCGGGCCTATCAGCCCCTGGCGGCAGCGCTGACCCGATTGGCGCAGGCCGAGCGAATTGACGCAGTGCTGATCACTGGCTCACCCTTCTATCCCATGCTGATGGCGCGGATGGTACAGACCCGCCTCGCCCTGCCGGTCATTCTCGATTTCCAGGATCCCTGGATCTCGGCAGAGGGCGCTTTGCGGCCACGCTGGAGCAAAGGCGGGCTCGCCCATCGGCTGGCCCTGGCGCTAGAGCCGCGGGCTGTACGCCATGCGAGTTTCGTAACCTCCGTGTCAGACCGGCAGAATAGCGAGATGGCTCAGCGCTATCCCTGGCTCGATCGAAGTCGGATGGCAGCGATTCCGATCGGCGGCGACCCTGCCGATTTCGAGATGCTGCGCGCCAATCCGCCGGTGAACCTTCAGGTTCGACTTGATCCCGATCGGATCAATCTCAGCTATGTCGGCACATTCCTGCCGCGGGCGGGCGCGCTGGTCCGTGCACTCTTCGCCGGGCTGCGCCTGCTTTGCGAACGTGAGCCGGCGCTTGCCAACCGGATTCGGTTGAATTTCGTCGGCACCAGCAACCAGCCCAGCGGCGCGGGCGCACATTTGGTGACACCGCTCGCGGCGCAGGAAGGGGTCGCGACGCTGGTTCAGGAGACGCCGCAGCGCGTGCCTTATCTCGAGGCGTTGAGCCTGCTGGCCCAATCCAACGGACTGCTGATGATCGGCTCCGACGAGCCGCACTACACCGCCTCGAAGATCTATCCCAATCTCATGGCCAAGCGACCGTTCCTGTCGCTGTTCCATGACGCATCGAGCGCGCATGCCATCCTCTCTGCCGCAGGCGGCGGCAGTGCCTTCTCCTTCTCAACGCTGCAGGACCTGCCCGGGCTTACCCCGGCCATCGCCGATACGTTGCGGGCGATGGCATTGCAGCCGGAGCGCTTCGGTGCGTCTGACCCGGCAGTGTACGAGCCCTATACGGCCCGAAACCTCGCTGGACAATTTGCCGCTGTGTTGGATAAGGCCTGCGCGTGA
- a CDS encoding glycosyltransferase family A protein, with translation MNVSVIIPAFNAAAYLPAALDSVLSQSYRDLEIIVVNDGSTDHTAIVLDGYGDRIRVIRQSNSGQCAAANAGFAASTGALIKFFDADDIMHAQMIERQVAKLAGRMDAIAMGEWHRFYGEAPEEVAFPPLSMYRDAKPVDWMVQEWCGARPMMQCGLWLIPRGLIECRGLWDERLSLINDFEYFARLLVGASDLLYAPGARMYYRSGLSGSLSGQASRKAVESAFLSLTLGTRHLLAAEDSARTRRVCANILQDFDYTYYPDHADLREQARRRVIALGGSDLEPDGPPGFHSLRRVTGWKIARRIQRLSEQRGWNGAARARTA, from the coding sequence TTGAACGTTTCGGTCATCATACCTGCCTTCAATGCAGCTGCGTATCTGCCGGCGGCGCTGGATAGCGTTCTTTCGCAGAGCTACCGCGATCTTGAAATCATCGTCGTCAACGATGGCTCTACAGATCACACAGCAATCGTTCTGGACGGGTACGGCGATCGCATCCGCGTCATTCGACAGAGCAATAGCGGCCAATGCGCTGCAGCCAATGCCGGCTTTGCTGCATCGACCGGTGCCCTCATCAAGTTCTTCGACGCCGACGATATCATGCATGCCCAGATGATCGAGCGCCAGGTCGCCAAATTGGCCGGACGAATGGACGCAATTGCGATGGGGGAATGGCACCGGTTTTATGGCGAGGCGCCGGAGGAAGTGGCCTTCCCTCCGCTGTCCATGTATCGGGATGCCAAGCCGGTCGATTGGATGGTTCAGGAGTGGTGCGGCGCGCGTCCGATGATGCAATGCGGACTCTGGCTCATACCGCGTGGCCTGATCGAATGCCGTGGTCTGTGGGACGAGCGGTTGTCGCTGATCAATGATTTCGAGTACTTTGCAAGGCTGCTCGTCGGCGCATCCGATCTGCTTTATGCGCCGGGAGCTAGAATGTACTACCGCTCCGGGCTGAGCGGCAGCCTATCCGGCCAGGCGTCGCGCAAGGCGGTGGAATCGGCATTTCTCTCGCTGACACTCGGCACCAGGCATCTTCTGGCGGCCGAGGACAGCGCGCGAACCCGTCGGGTGTGCGCCAATATTCTCCAGGATTTCGACTACACCTACTATCCCGATCACGCCGACCTCCGCGAACAGGCCCGGCGGCGGGTGATCGCGCTGGGCGGCTCCGATCTCGAGCCGGACGGTCCCCCGGGCTTCCACAGTCTTCGCCGCGTGACCGGCTGGAAGATCGCCCGCCGCATCCAGCGGCTTTCGGAGCAGCGGGGCTGGAATGGCGCCGCACGCGCAAGGACCGCCTGA